taaagtggaaattttgcacacactttctacatataaaaaaccagaccccaacgttttccttttcgttgtttgttactatgaaaaggttttacagctacaaaatggtcgatattttcgtggaaaatcgtacttttgaacttaaacaaccaccaaaaattcaaaaaattaaaaaaaaaatcaaacagaaacgttggagtctacaaaaacttctgctctaactatgctgctttgatttgttcacttctgattagtctgcgctgatatacagtggacaccgcaaatcataatttttaagaagcgttctcaaaaatgccTCTTCGCCGACTTATttgtcaatatttttccacggaaAGATtataaaatgttgttcgaaagatgctttttattatacaaaatattcgaatttattttgttgaacgatagttctgaaaaaaaaattgcaaagattatgattttttcatcatttagaccccttgaatgattcctgcgcacgggcctggatcCCATACCAATGTAGTATAAAGGACCGTTAATTTCGTACTCGCTTGACTTTCGTAGAGCCGATAACACTAAACTGAATCATACGTTTTCCTGATCAACAGATGCTCTCAAAATTATATCTATTTCATTATAATATAGAAAATTGTTAAATTTCCAATCCAATTCTTGTTACCGATAATGCAAAATgataaggtacaaatttcaaaccattcaaGTCATTATAAGTGACACTGCAAAAACGTGAAAGAAAATctaaactgaactcaaaactattttGATTCAAAGGTTACATTAGTTGCTGGTTGAAAATAGCGACTTCAGTTTTACCGGATCCCGGAAGTACTGAaaatatagataaaaaaatcttaaaagaaACTTTAATTCTggtacgttttgcctttctctatagaaaggtattatatTTGCTGAAAATCCGACTTTCGAAtatagcctcggagacccattgtGTTAAATATCATTCGGCTCAGTTCGACGAGTTACACCATGAAATAGGAATCAACGTTACTATTTGATTTCACACTTACTGTCAGTTTTAGAAGacagaattcaaattcatgaAGCAGTATTTAAGTCTAATGGAAGTGCCTCTTAGTACAAAAATAGAACAAAATCACTAgtctttgaaaatttaaattaatataTAACATggatgctgagtggcatttttgGAACGGCGCGAGAATTAATATGACATAACATATAACATGAACAACTGccaaacaattatatgaatggaatgagcagagacgtcgagattTATTCACGACTGTGCATTATTGTTACGTGTCACATGAAGAATATGAACCAAGAGCGACCTAGACGAGTAGCATTTTTCACAATACTAAagtgattccaggcacacacgCTTATCATTCTTTTGTTGCAATTTCAGAAACCATAATCGACACCAGACTGTTTTCTAATGACGATGCACTTTGTACTCATAAGATCttcagaaatattaaaatatgatataaaaaaaataaactgtgTAAATATAAAAGTTATAGGTATAGcaagctaataaattctttctAAAATATAATAATGGCGTCGTACTTAGTACTTAAAagactgaaaactgcaaaataTCCATAAAAAAAGTCATGGCGTTACATTTCGATGCAGTAATtggttttctgtttcaacagactctgCGACTGATTctgagcgtacagaaccattataTGGCTAGGTACTATCCTGCAACCACTTATAAtacaaacaaataatttttaatgATAATAAGGTATATGAAATTGTATAATTCATTTAGAATAACTGTTTTCGAATGTTTAGAACCACTATTGACTAGTCTAAACGGCTCAAATCAACAAAAACccgagtttttgtttttttcatatctAAATATCTCTAGAATTTACCGTTTTCGTGTAACCACGATCTTAAGAAActgcatgcaaaaatacatctgtcctttttttttaaaaatcagtcttgagtcgaattgCATACTGCAATCGTATGCAAAGTTTTATCCGAATCGGAGTATGTGATGTCGATGACTTGGTAATGATTCCTAGAATACATTTCTAAAAATATTTCTATCTTAGCtactgttttgtttttgacCTAACGTAAGTATAAACCTCATTAGTTAAATTATGTCTTTGATTCTTCATATCCGTTCTTTTGCATGAACAGCTCGTTCTAAGCGTATGGATTTAGATACTGTTGACACTATATCATAAATTTAATCTCTTCTAATACCAAAAATCTAATAATACGAACATAATCTTACTTGTAAATAGGTGTACATTTATAATAATTGCAACAATTTAAAAATGATATTCTTAATTCCCAAGATCCGTAGATTAAATCAATAACGCAGTTAAAACTATATTTTAGAATAAGGTGTAAAACAGTCAATCGCCTAACAATCAAGATATAAATTACGTTTTTTAGAAATCACATTTCGGcagttttatagaaaataatCTTGGCAGATGAAGCAgatgaaaattgaaatcattACACTCGTCTCATTCGCGCTCCGGTATAATGGGAGAAGCTGCAGTGAGTATGAAAAATAGGCGTTAACCTTTTATCGCGTTACGACGCTTATGGTTGGATGAATTATGGAAAGAGATAGAAATAAGCATATGAGATGTTATTATGAAAGGTGTGATGAGAGTCAGCAAAAATATGGGAAAAGTGGTGAGTTTATGGTTTCAGTTATTTTTTAGGCTTCGTTCTATGCGGATTACTTCTAACACCTTGAGAAACCGTAAATGAAGTGCTGAATATACCTGATCAGTTGATTGTTTAATATGATGTGCGATAAAGCAAGGATATATTCCCATATTGAAACTGAAACACAAAAAACTACTGACATGTGTCACTTACCTAAACGCAAAACCTTTTCCATAGATGATATCTTAGGTATTTCGACCGACTtaagtttgaaaacaaatcgttgTTGTGAAATATGCAACATAAGTCACACTAATGCTTCTGAAAAGGAACTCATGGCAATGTGTTCGTCAAATATGAGAAGATGTTGCATTAGATCGAAAGTAGTGCCAAATTTTGTACAACCAGGCTCGGCAAACGAACAATGCGGCTCTGAACATCATTTCTACGATATTACTGTACGAAACGATTCATGTaagtaaaaaaattgatttgtatGCTTTACCAAGTCTTTTgttcataacttttttttcgtgaaaaatgaggtgctaaaatgaataaataatgtGTAATGTGTTAGAATTTCTGGTGTATCAATTGTTAGCGCTCGAGTAAATAATCGACCATCGAGTTAATAAAAATATGGGATCACAAGCTGTATCGCAGCTAAAGTCAACAAAATATAATCACCAATATCTTCATTTTCTGCTCGTTTAACGAAACATACAATGCTCAGTACACATAACAAAGCAAAGAGTATGTAGACAATGATATTTAGCGCCTACCTGTGAAATTTAGGTGAAAcgaaatttgtttataatacACGATACATTGGAACGCAAGCAATTAGAAACCTCAAACTGGTGTTTTACCAATACACGCCTCATTGATTATACAGTATTAAGAAGTTTACAAAAAGTTCAAGAATCTATCCAATTGAGCACTCTTCCCGAATTTGGACCCTCGTTTATGTTGTTATTGTACACATCAATTGTATTTGAGCCATATGAACTATTTATGAAATTAGAAAGAACGAAGCGTCTTTGAATCAATCGCGCTCCCACTAATAGAAgactaaaaattgatcaaatGTCACGAAAATAATTGAATATAATCTTTATGTTATTCCCTGGATACTGTTAGACCTACgtgatttatgaaaatcaaaatcaaacccATTTTTCAATACGCCTAGTGGTTTGCTACTGCATTTCTTTTGCCATTGAATGAGTTTTATTATGATATTGTGTTCATTGTGTTAGTTTATGATACAAATATGGATagaaattgtaaacagttaccAATTCCGGTAAACGACGAATacagattattatttttttttatatcgtttatttatacccggctttaacctagttgcggtcgttcaccgggcaATATAGATTAAAATTGGTattacaaaaattaaaattccggCAAACGACGAATACAGATAACACACAGaaaaatagaacacattagaTTCTAATATATTGAGTTTTAGGTCAACTTTAAACATTTGTATGAAACAAATAAAATTGGTTTTGATCTAAAATTAGAATGAAATAAAACTCTCTTTGAATTAAACATAGTGTGGCAATGCGTTTTAGATTGAAATATATTAAGATATGGACTCTAATTCGAAAGTTTCatagaatcaaattaaaaaattatctgaTTCAAACGCTTGTTACAGTACAttaatgtatttgaatcaaaactGTCGTGgtatagattcaaattaaaaaatatgcagtaatatgATATATTGGAATTAAATATTTGACACTTAAAATCAGCGGAATCAAATTGGTGAGTCTTAGCTTCAAATTAATAAATGTTGAATAGAATGTTCCGTCCTTGAATCAAATGCCAAAGAATATTGATTCTAAAATATTCCCATTAAATCGAACATTGCTACTAGTTTAGTTTGAGAAATTTAACACTACTTTTGTTAACATATGATGTTGTTTGTAGCGGCTATTTTGCTACATCATTCAATTGGAGGAATGAGCGCGTTCGAGGAAATaacttttgaagcagttgacgatTTCGAAATAATCTCCACTAttgaaatattatattatattatgaattATGTAAGTACAGGGAACTTATATTTGTAGTCATTTCAGGGAACGGTTTCACCGTAgagttatttaaaatttttaagcgaaatattattattatatcgtttatttatacccggttttaacctagttgcggtcgttcaccgggtaagCGAAATATAGTAGAGGAGTTAATACAGCATCCATACTTAGCTGAGCGCACTAAAtgcatacaataataaatataaattgaatTCAAAAGGCTTATTTTTTCAGAACAACGAACATTATATCGACAATAATCAGTTGAAAATTCGTTTTAAATAACAATTCAATGAATTTAAAACAATCTATCATTGAATTTACATACAATCACACGAAAGCTTGATTGTAAAAACAAAACCTATTGGTTTTGAATCAAATAGCAATTGTATTTAATTCCAAGTGAAACGAAGTAAGATtcatattctaaaaaaaaataattttagttCAAAGCACAATGtatttgaatttaatgtttattttatttatttctgaacATGTAGAAACAACATTTATTTGCTTCGAAGCAAAtatcaaatgtatttgaatcaaagggaaatgaaaataggtgctgtttcaaaataaaatatctttgaattcaaagcgcaatatgattaaatttaaaattaatttcccTGCgtgtatataataataataagttcaATACCCAATATGCTAACACACTACGAAagtataagaaaaaaatataagtagttctttataataacgcATGCGCTATCCAATATAATAAACATTAAAACAAGATTTCAAGTTTTTACGGATTAAAACAAGAGCTGTTCTACGAATCAGTAGAAAGATTCTGTGAATATTATTCTTTGTATCTAGAACCTAGAATAGTTACCTCTATCATTAATATAATTTCCGCAATGTTTAATATCATTGCAATTGGTCTTGTATTGTACACAACTCTGTAATTTTTATTAATAGTCCATTATGATTAGGATTATCACTTGGTGGATGTTAGTGGATTCATCAGCAtttcataaattaaaattcGAAGATAGCAGGGTAGTCTCAAATTTTcgtttatgtatgtatgtatgtatgtatgtatgtatgtatgaagccaccatcagttcaacatCAGAatcacatgttgcaatatactatgataaatattgcactttaggatgggcttcaacctacaagccatttcgcaccctcgcattctgctactaacacagaaggcgatagcacccagtcgacgccgttctaccaCACTGGAAACGTAAACCGCTGTTAAAAAAAGTTCTCCCAATGAAGTTCCTTTGGACTTCGCATAATTCTGTTGCTCGCTGTATTCCAGGTCGTTAGGTCATCGGTATTGCTCTCGTATGTCTTGCATCGACAACCGTTgctcaaaaaataattgtttttaataaaattttttattcaggtgCACAAGATTTACGTTGCCGATTGAGCCATATTCTTGTTAGATAAAATTACTTTTCATGCGAATGTTTACTCTTAAAAATCAAAAGTTCAAGCGATGGCGGCTCAATTTATATGGCCAAATtataaaggtattagaattgctggataaaccgacttttgaatggaGCCTTGGAGattcatagtgttatatatcattcgaccccaggcgcgtatacagacgggtgttttaggggttgaaaccccctccgaaactcaaaaaattattatattatgaATACTTTTCTCTTTAaatatttaagtcaattataaaatgactaatattcaacaaacgactttttACCCCAAAATTTTTCATATGATACATATTACATATTTCTATTcgtattgatcaacatgtttttaaacaccccccgaaaaaaatttctgggtacgcgcctgttcGACcccgttcgacgagatcggtaaatgtctgtgtgtgcacttttcaaagatattattaccgctcaatttgagTGATGGtggaactgattttaacaaacttaggcattttgaaagctactgttaggtTATTGATCTAGTTCGAAGATGAAACGGCTATGATTTgtcgttccggagatatgatggcgtaagtgacgtaacagacaaaacacgttgtttttttttgccgcgCGAGTTTCTTGGAGATGACGGAATGGatcttaacaagcttaggcccgttcgaaagctattattaggtcaatgataaagttcgaagatcaaatggctgtgactttggtTCCggcgatatgatggtatatcaGAACTATTTTGGatatagttatttggagatctaCGCCTTTGAGATAtatgagatatgatggtataagggaCGTGACCGAAAAAAACGCGTTGgttttctacctattttttactATTATATATAAAGGTGACAATATTTTGAGATGATCtccaatttcgtaaagcggtagtgcaTAAAAGcttaatgcaaaatttgagctaaatcggataaggGTAagtggtgctgcccggcggttaaggttgaaaattttcgatcttgagaaATTACTATAGGGAGtacgagatttccgaaattgcatgaaacgtcgagattaagtgtcatctgaaaaaaaaatcttatgaaaaagaaaatcgattatttcgaaaaaagttttttttttcgagatgacactaaattttgacgttttatgaaattttaaaactttttgcataaaaaaatactgtttcgatttctgaaatttcatgtcatgttccctatggtgatttttcaagatctatgaaaattctacTAAGTGGATtaggaaggatttttttttagattaccatCACTCTTCAGGCAACGGAAATGTCAAtcgcttggtttgagaaatgataCCGAGTATGTGATAAAAACGCTGAagcatatttttgtgaactactaTAAAATAGTGTCTAAAaggagcccaaattagtgtcagaaattattttcatgagactgctttgaagaaagagaacacaccactagatggattaagaagggttttttgtaTAAGGAACCGGTGGCACCGATTCGCAAATTCACTTGAAGCTGCTCGAAACAAAACACGAGGTCATGGCaacaacataataattttttttccaaaacctaCCAATAcccaataaaaattaaaatctttacccgtactcggcccgaacccgaaaaaagtCCCGAAATCCGTCCAAAATTTTTAACCCAAACCCGACCCGTAttcgttgaaaatgaaaaaaatcggcaACCGTACCCAACCCGACGCGAACAAATATATCTTGTTCAGTATCTGAGCCCGACCAATATCCCACGGGTTCGAATTCGGTtgggtttcgggtatttgtaCCGTCCTTATTCGATACTGTTAATATTGATtcttgaaacaacaaaacaacatattttttaactGGCCGTGTAGGAGAAGAAAATAAAGCAATATGGCTCCGCGACGAGCATTATTATCGAACACGGCCCAAACACTATCAGAAAAATTAACATTATGATTTCTAATTACGATTATAAAtggaatttgaaaaaaactatggtAACTTCGTTTGGACTAAAAATTGTTACTAAACCAAGAAAATCGCGATTCTTTAGGAAGTAAACGATAAAAAGCTACGATCCAAAAACGCTAAGATTATGacagattttatatttacgTTTTCCGTATTGCTATGAAATTAACAGGGAAAGTGAATTGTAGCGAATGAAGTTAACCACACAATGTGAGCATTGCTTACGAATCGCCATATAAAAATGTTGATCAGGAACGCGGACGAATTGATCCCATCTCCACCTATATAATCAAAGATTCATTGTGTAGATAAGCGGGTGGTTTTGAATAAAGTGAACAATATTcgacattagaaaaaaaaaacactcaacGAAAAACAATAATGATTATATTAAATGGAGttctttgtattattttgtttctatttttagattgtaAGGTCAGTGTAAAACGTCGGAAGCAAAGCAACGATCGTAAACCTCGACAAGCGTACAGTGCCAAACAGTTAGAAAGGTTTGATATCATTTTCCATGTCAAAAATATCCAaccctattttttttttcaaaaaggttaGAAAACGAATTCAAGCAGGATAAATATCTGTCCGTCAGTAAGCGACTTGAATTGTCAAAGTGCTTAAACCTTACCGAAGTACAGATCAAAACTTGGTTCCAAAACCGTCGGACGAAGTGGAAAAAACAACTAACATCCAGATTAAAGATAGCTCACCGACAAAGCTTATATACTAAAAAATGCTTCAACACAAACTTTCCTTTTATGTCTTCGACATTAGTTCAAACATCTCTTTTAAAATTCAATGTGGCTGAATTAACAGATAAAATTTATTAGAGGCTTTATTCACAATAGATAATGATCaataaaacatatttgaatACTTTAAAGTATATTAATTCCTTATCTACAGAACTATAAGAAATATGTCCTCCAattctcttattttttaaatatagatCATCGAAAAAAGTCTCTGTTATTATGAATTAATTCCTATTCTAATCGGCTATGTTTATCTGTGTTTATCAATCCAACGCTTCGGTACCCGTGCTTGGTAAAAGTAAACATAATATACCACTGACTGTAATAAAACGATATCGATAACTTGCAAAAACCAGATAAAAGCAATCAAAATATTCTTACCTAAGAGCATAACAGAAAAAATTATAATCGGTACGATACAGTTTAGATCTATGAGGTACCCGAAAAGTAGATTGCCAATAAGAGCGCCTCCCCGACCAAAAGTTAATGATAAAGCAGCCGCCATAACCCTGAAATAGaaaatcttattattattattatttattgttttattactattttctaattattattaatgttaTAGTTATTATTGAGTTTTATAATAATGTTTGTACCTCAAGTTAGTTGGAAATAAATCAACCATAACACAATACACAGTACTAATGGCCATCGAAGTTAGCGCTTCAAAAGCACatgatagaaacaaattttgtcTGGAGTTCACTACGAAGTAAAGTCCAATAGTGACAGTCCCTGCCAGCAAAAGACTAGacactgaaacaaaaataatgTCATCAAGGAAAAAATAACTTGCGATATAAATGATTTCATcacctagaaaaaattttgcaccCAAACGAGGAACACATAATGGCAGCCAGAAACTGGTCGGGATACACGCAATTCCAATAATTAAAGTATGTAAGAATACACTAGTGTCTATGGACCCTCCACAgaaatcatcaacaagtataccATTGGCATCACCTAGTACAATTGATGAGACATCGCATACAGAGGCAGATGTGCCCGGAAATCGAGTTTCATATTGTTCGAACCGATCAAATAACTCGGGAAACCAAATCATCAACGTGTAG
This genomic window from Malaya genurostris strain Urasoe2022 chromosome 1, Malgen_1.1, whole genome shotgun sequence contains:
- the LOC131426700 gene encoding homeobox protein ceh-30, whose amino-acid sequence is MMCDKARIYSHIETETQKTTDMCHLPKRKTFSIDDILGISTDLSLKTNRCCEICNISHTNASEKELMAMCSSNMRRCCIRSKVVPNFVQPGSANEQCGSEHHFYDITVRNDSYCKVSVKRRKQSNDRKPRQAYSAKQLERLENEFKQDKYLSVSKRLELSKCLNLTEVQIKTWFQNRRTKWKKQLTSRLKIAHRQSLYTKKCFNTNFPFMSSTLVQTSLLKFNVAELTDKIY